The genomic window CTTAAGGTCGGCGACAAGACGGTCTATTCCATGGCCCAGACCGGGGAACTGCCTGCTTTCAAGGTCCGAGGCCAGTGGCGATTCTCCCGAAAGGACATCGACGCATGGATAGAGCAACAGAAACACACAACCCAGGATTTCGGCGAGGACGACCAGAAATGACACCAGCCTCGGTGAACGGAGTTTTTATATGAGCAGAAAGAAGAACAAGCAGGCCGAGAACACGATCCCGGCGGGATACACGCTCGACTACGTTTCCGGCAAACAGGTCAAGGAAACGAA from Acidobacteriota bacterium includes these protein-coding regions:
- a CDS encoding helix-turn-helix domain-containing protein yields the protein MSNEEVLKLKDVAALLKVGDKTVYSMAQTGELPAFKVRGQWRFSRKDIDAWIEQQKHTTQDFGEDDQK